In Dioscorea cayenensis subsp. rotundata cultivar TDr96_F1 chromosome 11, TDr96_F1_v2_PseudoChromosome.rev07_lg8_w22 25.fasta, whole genome shotgun sequence, a single genomic region encodes these proteins:
- the LOC120271871 gene encoding MLO-like protein 9, whose amino-acid sequence MGGGGEGAAAAEGGSASRELDQTPTWAVASVCAVIILISILLEKALHHIGEWFTKRRKKPLFEALEKVKAELMILGFISLLMTFGQSYITKICISHAAADTMLPCRLKKETIDTEGDESHDVAHHHRLLSDTVVDLGVKRRVLMRGETGSSCPKGKVSLISMNGLHQLHIFIFFLAVFHVMYSAITMALGRAKIRGWKMWERDASSSDGEFSNDPSKFRFSHETSFVKQHTSYLNKVPVSFYAVSFFRQFFRSVRKADYLALRHGFITTHLAPGISFNFQKYIKRSLEDDFKVVVGISPELWTSALIFLLLNIHGWQTLFWISIIPLFTILAVGTKLQAIISRMAIEIKERHAVIQGIPLVQLSDHHFWFGRPHLVLFLIHLSLFQNTFQIIYFLWIWYEFGLNSCFHNNFKLLVARVITGVAVQCLCSYITLPLYALVSQMGSHMKKSIFDEQTSKALMKWRQAVKKKQGKGPNKSPSGSPTTSPREGSPKATQMNQLH is encoded by the exons atgggaggaggaggagaaggtgCTGCAGCTGCTGAAGGTGGTAGTGCTTCAAGGGAGCTTGATCAGACTCCCACTTGGGCTGTTGCTTCTGTTTGTGCTGTTATCATCCTCATTTCCATTTTACTGGAGAAGGCCCTCCATCACATTGGAGAG TGGTTTACAAAGAGACGGAAGAAGCCACTATTTGAAGCTCTTGAAAAGGTTAAAGCCG AGTTGATGATTCTCGGGTTCATCTCATTACTAATGACATTTGGACAGAGCTACATTACCAAAATATGTATATCACATGCTGCTGCTGATACAATGCTGCCATGCCGCTTGAAGAAGGAAACAATTGACACGGAAGGGGATGAAAGCCATGATGTGGCACACCATCATAGATTATTATCAGATACAGTGGTGGATTTAGGTGTTAAGCGTAGAGTTTTAATGCGTGGTGAAACAGGTTCTTCATGTCCCAAA GGGAAGGTGTCTTTAATTTCCATGAATGGGCTGCATCAGTTGCATatattcatctttttcttaGCTGTTTTTCATGTGATGTACAGTGCCATTACAATGGCCCTTGGAAGGGCTAAG ATCCGTGGTTGGAAAATGTGGGAAAGAGATGCTTCATCATCTGATGGTGAATTCTCCAATG ATCCTTCAAAATTCAGATTTTCTCATGAGACATCATTTGTGAAACAACATACAAGTTACTTGAATAAGGTTCCAGTCTCATTCTATGCT GTGAGCTTCTTCCGCCAATTTTTTAGATCAGTTCGAAAGGCTGATTACCTGGCCTTGCGTCATGGATTCATCACT ACTCACTTAGCCCCTGGAATTAGCTTTAACTTCCAGAAGTATATTAAAAGGTCTTTGGAAGATGATTTCAAAGTAGTTGTTGGGATCAG CCCTGAATTATGGACTTCTgccttgatatttttgttgcttAATATTCATG GTTGGCAGACATTATTCTGGATATCTATCATACCGCTATTT ACAATATTGGCAGTTGGAACCAAGCTTCAGGCTATCATCTCTAGGATGGCCATTGAGATCAAAGAACGGCATGCGGTAATTCAAGGAATTCCTTTGGTGCAACTCAGTGATCACCATTTCTGGTTTGGCCGTCCACATTTAGTCCTGTTTCTCATTCATTTATCACTTTTTCAG AACACTttccaaataatatattttctttggaTATGG TATGAATTTGGATTGAACTCTTGCTTCCATAACAATTTTAAGCTCCTTGTTGCAAGAGTTATTACAGG AGTGGCAGTTCAGTGTTTGTGTAGCTACATCACACTTCCACTTTATGCTCTTGTATCTCAG ATGGGATCACATATGAAAAAATCCATATTTGATGAGCAAACATCAAAGGCTCTAATGAAATGGCGTCAAGCAGTGAAGAAGAAACAAGGGAAGGGACCGAATAAATCCCCATCAGGTTCCCCTACTACTAGTCCAAGAGAAGGAAGCCCGAAGGCCACACAAATGAACCAACTTCATTGA
- the LOC120272327 gene encoding dolichyl-diphosphooligosaccharide--protein glycosyltransferase subunit 1A: MASMSLRFAFVLFWISILASTVLSDLVISKIDRRIDLTSQIVRVVSSLKVENRGHDTASEVLLAFPDIQAKNLAYLQSSHHEGKGKGKQSAVSLPVTLVQPEGMPSDLTFYSISLPKGLEKGKSFTLDVLAVFTHSLKPFPEEITQADVQLVVYQDSAYYISPYEVRFQTLAVRLPSGRVESYTKYPSTKLVESDIKYGPFENLPPFSYIPITVHFESSYPFAVVQELEREIEISHWGNIQVTEHYSLVHGGAPLKGGFSRIEFQSRPPIRGESSIRHFIAMLPPRAHSVYYRDEIGNISTSHLWSDSKMTYLQIEPRYPMFGGWRTSFTIGYGLPLRDFLYEADGKRFLNITFGCPFNEIVIDHLIVKVVLPEGSKEISAAVPFVTKQSQEVKYSHLDIVGRPVIVLEKTIVVPEHNIHFQVYYKFNNLALLMEPFLLISGFLFLFIACIVYMHTDASISKFSASYLAKQQLDEVRATVQQVLSIINRVLAVHNKLETSLRDLSRTGDVQSCKAARKAADGSFKDLAKELKPLLGYLQSSPQASQIWPKVEELLSKEKELQEKLMAKHSAIVDGFEKKSARREVENRVASIDQKLAILRQEADELLDTLDDF, translated from the exons ATGGCGTCGATGAGCCTTCGCTTCGCCTTCGTTCTCTTCTGGATCTCCATCCTCGCGTCCACGGTGCTTTCCGATCTCGTGATCTCCAAGATCGATCGGCGG ATTGATTTGACTTCGCAGATTGTTCGCGTTGTTTCGTCCTTGAAG GTGGAAAACAGAGGCCATGATACAGCTTCAGAGGTTTTATTGGCTTTTCCTGACATCCAAGCAAAGAATCTGGCATACTTACAGTCTTCCCATCATGAAGGAAAAGGGAAAGGAAAACAGTCTGCTGTTAGCCTTCCTGTTACCTTGGTCCAACCAGAGGGGATGCCCTCAGACTTGACTTTCTATTCAATATCTTTACCAAAAGGATTGGAGAAGGGCAAGAGTTTTACTCTGGATGTGTTGGCTGTATTTACTCATTCTCTGAAGCCATTTCCTGAGGAAATTACTCAAGCTGATGTCCAGCTTGTTGTTTACCAGGACAGTGCTTACTATATTTCACCGTATGAAGTGAGGTTCCAGACACTTGCTGTCAGATTGCCCAGTGGAAGGGTTGAATCATACACAAAATATCCATCTACAAAGCTTGTTGAATCAGATATTAAATATGGGCCTTTTGAGAATCTCCCACCCTTCTCTTACATACCAATAACTGTTCATTTTGAAAGCAGTTATCCTTTTGCAGTTGTTCAAGAACTTGAAAGGGAGATAGAAATTTCCCATTGGGGTAACATACAGGTTACTGAGCACTATAGCCTTGTGCATGGAGGAGCTCCTCTCAAAGGAGGCTTTTCAAG GATCGAGTTCCAATCCAGACCTCCCATAAGGGGGGAATCATCAATCAGGCATTTTATTGCAATGTTGCCCCCTAGAGCTCATTCTGTATACTACAGAGATGAAATAGGCAATATCTCAACTTCACACTTATGGAGTGATTCAAAGATG ACATATCTTCAAATTGAGCCCAGATATCCTATGTTCGGTGGATGGAGAACATCTTTTACTATTGGCTATGGCTTACCACTGAGGGACTTCTTGTATGAAGCAGATGGAAAGCGTTTCCTGAATATCACTTTTGGTTGCCCTTTTAATGAGATCGTCATTGATCATCTCATTGTCAAG GTTGTTTTGCCTGAGGGGTCGAAAGAAATTTCTGCTGCTGTTCCCTTTGTGACAAAGCAATCACAAGAG GTGAAATATTCACACTTGGACATTGTTGGGAGACCAGTGATTGTCCTTGAAAAGACTATTGTTGTCCCGGAGCATAATATACATTTTCAG GTGTATTACAAGTTCAACAACCTGGCTCTGCTCATGGAGCCTTTCTTGCTGATTTCTGGTTTTTTGTTCCTTTTCATTGCCTGCATTGTCTACATGCACACTGATGCTTCAATCTCCAAGTTTTCTGCTTCCTATCTGGCAAAACAGCAATTGGATGAG GTGCGAGCAACAGTCCAACAGGTCCTTAGCATCATCAACCGTGTTTTAGCTGTCCATAATAAGCTTGAGACCTCATTAAGAGATCTTTCTAGGACAGGTGATGTCCAATCATGCAAAGCTGCTCGAAAAGCTGCTGACGGGTCGTTCAAAGATTTAGCCAAAGAATTGAAGCCTTTGTTGGGATATTTGCAATCTTCTCCACAGGCTTCGCAGATATGGCCTAAG GTAGAGGAGCTGCTTTCCAAGGAGAAAGAGTTGCAAGAAAAGTTAATGGCAAAGCATTCCGCCATTGTTGATGGCTTCGAGAAAAAATCTGCCAGGCGAGAAGTAGAGAACCGGGTTGCTTCTATCGATCAAAAACTTGCAATCTTGAGACAAGAGGCCGATGAACTTCTTGACACCCTCGATGATTTCTGA